Within Candidatus Aegiribacteria sp., the genomic segment ACAAAACAGGAGAAAGAGAATGAAAAAGCTATTCGCACTTATTGCATCAGTACTGTTAATTGCATCAGTTGCATCAGGAATAAGTGAGCTAGGTGTCCGATTTGGAGATGTGTCGGGTGGTGATATAGCTGTTGATGCTATAATTTCTATAGGACAGTATAGCCGGATTCATGCTGACGTATCTTTTGGAAATGGTGTAGGTATTGATTTACTCGTGGACTTCCTGTACAAACGTTTTGGTAGAGAAGCTTTAAATTGGTATGCTGGTTTTGGACCTTTTGTGGTTTTTGATGATCCATTTCAAC encodes:
- a CDS encoding outer membrane insertion C- signal — translated: MKKLFALIASVLLIASVASGISELGVRFGDVSGGDIAVDAIISIGQYSRIHADVSFGNGVGIDLLVDFLYKRFGREALNWYAGFGPFVVFDDPFQLGVVGELGFEYRFTFPISISADWRPSFRIIENTDLSAGGFGLNIRLVF